One segment of Erigeron canadensis isolate Cc75 chromosome 2, C_canadensis_v1, whole genome shotgun sequence DNA contains the following:
- the LOC122589133 gene encoding putative pentatricopeptide repeat-containing protein At1g77010, mitochondrial — translation MEIDLQSCSRLLQTITSKIHIKYGKQLHLLFLKRGIFPSFLTFSNRLILMYTKCDSLHNARKVFDEMPQRNAFTWNSMIEGYVKSRNEQQALHLFNAMPEKNSFSWNVIISGFVKSGKLDTARKFFDEMPMKNGVAWNSMIHGYAENGRALDALRLFKDIKSGFYGPCDVDAYVLATVFGACTDLLAVKFGKIVHGLIVVNGVEFDAVLGSSIVNMYGKCGDLDSASLLLHSLPYPDDFSLSSLISAYSNSGRITDAKRVFDIKSNPCVALWNSLISGYIVNNQAMEALLLFREMRRRGTQEETSTIASIISACDCVGVLEYGIQMHAHAYKFGVTHDLIVASALIDTYAKCGRHNSACELFGELNTYDTVLLNSMITVYCNCGRIEEAKQVFESIPSKSLISWNSMISGLSQNGYPIEALACFRELNTIGFYLDKFSIASVISTCGIISSFELGEQLFARVTVIGLECDKIVSTSLVDFYCKCGLIGYGRKLFDQMMNLDQASWNSMLMGYATNGYGVEALDLFNDMQKVGVMPTDITFTAVLSACDHCGLFEEGLKWFHEMKHKYFIVPRIEHYSCMIDLFARVGRLEEAINLLTKMPFDADASMWSSILRGCLAHGDTILGKNVAEKIKMIDPKNPDPYVQLSSIFAISGEWARSAQVRNLMTADRIKKVPGTSWVDR, via the coding sequence atggaaatTGATTTACAGTCATGTAGTCGTTTATTACAAACAATAACTTCAAAAATCCACATCAAATATGGAAAACAATTACATCTGCTGTTTCTCAAAAGAGGCATTTTTCCATCCTTCCTAACGTTTTCAAATCGTCTCATACTAATGTACACTAAATGTGACTCTTTACACAATGCAcgcaaagtgtttgatgaaatgcctcaacgAAATGCCTTTACATGGAACTCTATGATAGAAGGTTATGTTAAATCACGAAATGAACAACAAGCCTTACATTTGTTTAACGCAATGCCTGAGAAGAATAGTTTCTCCTGGAATGTTATTATATCCGGGTTTGTTAAGTCGGGTAAGTTGGATACTGCTAGGAAGTTTTTCGATGAGATGCCTATGAAAAATGGGGTTGCTTGGAATTCAATGATACATGGGTATGCGGAAAATGGGCGAGCTTTGGATGCGTTAAGGTTGTTTAAGGATATAAAGTCGGGTTTCTATGGACCGTGTGATGTGGATGCATATGTTTTGGCTACAGTTTTTGGTGCTTGTACTGATTTGTTAGCTGTTAAATTTGGAAAGATCGTTCATGGTTTGATAGTCGTTAATGGCGTCGAGTTTGATGCAGTTTTGGGAAGTTCAATTGTTAACATGTATGGGAAATGTGGTGATTTGGATAGTGCAAGCTTGTTGCTGCATAGTTTGCCATACCCGGATGATTTCTCTCTATCGTCATTGATCTCTGCGTATTCTAATAGTGGTAGAATTACGGACGCTAAAAGAGTTTTTGATATCAAGAGTAACCCATGTGTTGCTTTATGGAATTCTTTGATTTCGGGTTACATTGTTAATAATCAGGCCATGGAAGCACTTCTTTTGTTTCGTGAAATGAGGAGACGTGGGACTCAGGAAGAGACTTCTACCATTGCTAGTATTATTAGTGCGTGTGATTGTGTAGGTGTTCTTGAGTATGGAATACAGATGCATGCACACGCTTATAAATTTGGAGTGACCCATGATCTTATAGTTGCATCTGCTCTTATCGACACTTATGCTAAGTGTGGAAGGCATAACAGTGCTTGTGAGTTATTTGGTGAACTAAATACATACGACACAGTTTTATTGAATTCAATGATTACAGTTTATTGTAATTGTGGAAGAATTGAAGAAGCCAAACAAGTTTTTGAGAGTATACCATCTAAAAGTTTGATTTCATGGAATTCGATGATATCGGGGTTAAGTCAAAATGGTTACCCAATTGAAGCACTTGCGTGCTTTCGCGAATTGAATACAATAGGCTTCTATTTGGACAAGTTTAGCATTGCCAGTGTGATCAGCACATGTGGTATCATTTCTTCATTTGAACTTGGTGAACAATTATTTGCAAGGGTTACTGTTATTGGTCTTGAATGCGATAAGATCGTTTCTACCTCCCTTGTTGACTTTTATTGTAAATGCGGGCTAATTGGTTATGGCCGAAAACTCTttgatcaaatgatgaatctTGATCAAGCTTCATGGAATTCGATGTTGATGGGGTATGCCACAAATGGTTACGGCGTTGAAGCATTGGATCTATTTAATGATATGCAGAAAGTAGGTGTCATGCCTACAGATATTACATTTACTGCGGTCCTGTCTGCGTGTGATCATTGTGGTCTATTTGAAGAGGGTTTGAAATGGTTTCATGAAATgaaacacaaatattttatcGTACCACGGATTGAACATTACTCTTGCATGATAGATCTTTTTGCACGGGTTGGTCGCCTTGAAGAAGCCATAAATTTGCTTACGAAGATGCCATTTGATGCTGATGCAAGCATGTGGTCATCAATTTTAAGAGGTTGTTTAGCACATGGAGACACAATATTGGGGAAGAACGTTGCGGAGAAAATCAAAATGATCGATCCAAAGAACCCAGATCCATATGTTCAGTTATCAAGCATTTTTGCCATCTCTGGGGAATGGGCGAGATCGGCACAAGTTAGAAACTTAATGACAGCGGATAGAATTAAGAAAGTTCCTGGTACAAGTTGGGTTGACCGTTGA